The Labeo rohita strain BAU-BD-2019 chromosome 22, IGBB_LRoh.1.0, whole genome shotgun sequence genomic sequence CTTTTCTAAAggaaataattttgtattgaaaataaatggattCCCTTTgggacaataaaacaaaataaatcaagtgTTCACAGTATTACAGTGTCAGATTGAATGTTAAATCACAATAACAGAGAATTAAAGATATTCACTGACTAATCTGGGTGCACCCAATACTAGGACATTTACTTAGAATGCAACCTTACAACATTAAATGTTCAAGTACCGATTTGACAActtcaactaaaataaaattaaaaacaaaacaagaacaacCGTTTGGTATCCAAAAGGACAATTCAGAATAATGATTCAATGGattttgttcaaataacatttgAGTTGGATTCGATTCACCGAGAAAAGATTTGATTTCACAGTTTCTAAAAAACTCCGTGCGGCACAAAAACTGAAGGAAAAGCGGTtccgtttccacaaaaaaaaaaaatattactttgagCAGTCTCTCAAGAAAAGATGATCGGAATATTCCTACCCCGTTCCTGGGTTAGTTTAACTGTTTCACCTCAACCAGCATTCGTCTCGTGTGGGTTGGCTCGCCATCTTGCATCATCTTCTAACTGGAAGGGACAATTccagcacagaaaaaaaacctgACCTGCACGTATACAGGCAATAATAAGCTCACAAACATATCAAGACTCTCCGTGTCTAGTTCGGTAACAGAACTATTAGCATGTTAGCTTGTAAACAGCGACATTTCCACTGTAATTCAACACTCGGTCATCATTATTACTCAACGTGAACATCACAAACTCATATACATGTAACTGATCGACTAAGAGACATATTTCAACTTGTAATgcaacaaaaatcattaaaatcacattgttaaaaaaaaagtaagtttgCATCTTCTCTCTCACAGTTACATCAATACACATCtaattacataaaacatttcctACACATTGCAAAATGTGCACTTACcaaaatccaaaaataaaacagatatcCCTGCATTTAATCTTCTACaactctctttctttcttgctcTGAACTTCGCTTGCTGCTCACCTCTTTGATTTCCCCgagaaaaactaaaatggcTCTCCCCATTAGTGCCTAACGTGATGGGGCGGGACTTCAAGTTAAACACGACAGGATTGGTTGATCACTGATATGTTAATCAACTTACTGACATATAatctttttagattttatgatttttctcaCATCATATGATGAATTCTGCTTTTAAtcatgaattaaatttttttttttttttaaatgtagtaattttattattaataaatcaatattcTAAATTATACAGGGTTacatacagaaaaaacatttatttcataaagagattttccccctgctttccatggttttacttaaataataggttagaatattgtgaattttttgaatgaaagattaaaaggataaaaaaatgcagatttattcttacagccacctttgctcgtatttaccaagggtgccaatattagtggagggcactgtaggTCCTTTCCCCATAGCACGTCATATCAATGAAGTCACTTACCAGTTGCACTTACCTGACAATTACTGTATCTCACCAACCTTCCACGTCTCTCTCTTAAAGCCTTATGTTAATCCTGTTCTCCCTCCATCCACAGAGCACAAGACGCCCCCTCCTCCACCTCAGCCCGAAATCATCTCCGACAACATCTTCAAAGCCCACCAAATCCTTGACTCTCGGCGGCGAGGCGGCAGACTCCAATACCTCGTAGACTGGGAGGTGTATGGTCCCGAGAAGAGATCGTGGGTCGATACAGATGACATCCTGGATCCGACTCTCCTCTCAGACTTCCACCAGGCTCATCCGGACCGTCCCGCTCCCAGGGCACGGGGTCGTCCTCGTCGTCGGTCTCGGGTGTCTCCTGAGGGGGGAGGGGGTAATGTCACAGAGTAACCTGTCTCACCAGCCACAGTCACTCGTTCCCAGTCACCAGCCTTCTAATTGGACTCACCTGTTACACTTACCTGCACACATATAAGCACATGCACTCCATTCAGTCAGCGGCTGGTCTCATGGTCTCAAAGTTGGGATTACCGACCTGTCTCTACTTACCTTCCTGGATGGATCAATGCAAGGATTTCTGGAAGCAAACTTTAAAGGATTATTTGAGAGATAAGACTTTgaagcttatatatatatatatgcttccACCTTATGGTTATGGATATTCATCAccctttgtttgtttatgttggaAGTTCTTGAGTTTACGTCAAATAAACATTGTGATTAAAAACCACGTCTTTGTCTTTCTCAATTGTGACACTACttctttgtgtgtgttatttCAAGCTTTCCATTTCTGTTCAAGTTCATTGTGTAGTTAGACCAAAGACTATGGTTAGACTCATTCATGACTAAAAGtcaatcattttttacagtgcagtgtaGCCTAGTgtaattcaaatcaaatgtatttgaatgcaaattaattttatttagatttgttaaacttttgcttgcaattaaatgtgtttaagcgACTTAACAACATAATGATATTGAAAGTATTCCGTACACAGATGTAAACTGGAGTACAGTACAGTAAGTCTCCTGACACGTCTCTGTCCATTTCTGCATCTTTTCTATACATATTCAGAAAAACCTACTCAgtgaaacatgttagaaactgTCAAAAAAGAGGACTGTTGTGTAACACATTATTCAGACAGATTTCAACACCTGATATTTCATCATGTTTAAAGTAGAAGTCCACTCCTACTTCAAGTACAAGTCCACTTCCAgtacaaaaattgacagataataaAATCACCccttgtgatccaagatgttcatgtctttctttcttcagtcgtgaagaaagtatgttttttgaaaaaaaaaaaaaaaaaaaaaaaacatttaaggatttttttccttatagtggacttctacggTGCCCCGactttaaacttccaaaatgcagtataaatgcagcttcaaacaatccaaaatacggttgtaaatgatcccagctgaggaagaaggtccttatctagtgaaacgttcagttgttttcataaaaataatacaatttatatactttttaatgtcaaattctcgtcttgtcttgctgtgtctgaacttttttttttccggttcatgacagcaaaggtatgttgaaaaattcccatTTCTGCATCATTTCTATACATATTCAGAAAAACCTACTCAgtgaaacatgttagaaactgTCAAAAAAGAGGACTGTTGTGTAACACATTCTTCAGACAGATTTCAACACCTGATATTTCATGATGTTTAAATtagaagtccacttcaagaacaaaaattgacagataatgtaatcaccccttgtcatccaagatgttcatgtctttctttcttcagtcgtaaagaaattatgttttttgaaaaaaaaaaaaaacaaaaaaaaacatttcaggatttttttccttatagtggacttctatggtgccccgactttaaacttccaaaatgcaaaaatgcagctaaacaataaaatgcaaatgatcccagctgaaagAAGGTCCTTAAAAACgcagttttcataaaaataatacaatttatatactttttaatgtcaaattctcgtcttgtcttgctgtgtctgaactgttttttttcggGTTCAAACAGTaaaggtatgttgaaaaattcccatttcatgttctcattgctgtttaaccttttttttaagggtgtttaatcttctttgcatgttcactttgcaaagactgggtcggtacttctgcaatgatgtaggatgatttttaaataatttttgaagttgaagtagAAAACACACCCTGTCTTCAAccataatacacagagttcagggagagcaagacaagacaagcgtttaaaatttaaaaaaggatttaaattgtattttttaatgaaaataaccaatcctttcattagataagacctttcttcctcggttgggatcatttgaagccgcatttaaactgcattttggaagttcaaaattggggcaccatagaagtccactatatcgaGAAAAgttctgaaatgtttccctcaaaaaacaatttctttacggctgaagaaagaaagatatgaacatcttggatgacaagggggtgagtacattatctgtaaattttagttctggaagtggatttctccttcaAGTTTTAATTATGATTCGTACTCCTAAAAGGGCAATGTATCCCCTGGGATACATACATTTACAGACAGACTgtgaataatgtaaaaattgaTTTCATAAGATTTTAACATAATCATCATAAGCTAATGctgaacaaaacattttgaacaggCATGCCCCCTTCAGATGttgtaaataagtaaaatacatCAACTTTCATCaaagtagtttttttaaatgctgccTGTGAATCAAACCAAGTCTGTATGTACAAAGATCTAAATATTCACAACTGTCATgattttagctcaaagggaaatttgtataaataattacaattaattatgattaattacaattatttatatcagctgccagtagtaactgtagcagaattaattttccatcaactaatctgttcacCCAGCGAACATTTagcataatttttatatcaactctaagaagtgatattttcttggccacagaaaataactttcttaaagtgccgttgcattagagcatgtagctcgaatctgaatcgtaaagggacattaatttgcaatgcagaatcagaatcaaaactcatgtaatttgtgcacaagagttttattaacaaaggactaacacatcactaatctaaacaaacaaacatgaaatcactcatacatgggggaagggtcagtgagaagcagttagagaggacaaggaaatgaagctatgaaaagagtcagttaaccaccagtaaaccatcagtgctgtctacagcttacactaaacctctgttttgtttagttaaatgtacgatacttgcattgccttggtcgttgaacaagtgtccaaatacagtctcaggtgaaagtcttgatggtttggagcagtggtggttttggaattgcaatcacgttcttccgggtctgaagagtgatgaactccaaagatgttctgactcgatggtgactgggagtttcttcccatgtgaaatgtgaagaagaaccaagagctgagagggacctagctgaagtcctgtgatctttggggaatggaaagacaaggtcgcaaggcctggcgcgtgcttagggaagtcctgaaaagttctagctcatcttcttaggttctaaaagaaccactgactgactgaggcaaGTCATGAAGAtaaattccagggttgagtggaaatgtctggctctttgtggtcgagagccacagctctgtatgttgggcctgtcgggcccgccgggcacaccctgtgccggctcaggctccccgtgggttcctccacatgggcagcaatcggaagatgttgcagacgagtgaagagagtgaagagaagaagaggaggaggctgtgcctccaggaggtccacgaaccaatggtagctttcacctttggagggaaagtttacgactctttgtctgtgagcatcttttagatcatcaacaTATGAATTAAAAGAgtccaaacatggcataggtgggttatacaactagtcatctatcataatgcatgcatagaacagtagaaagacaaatacaacagacaaaattaaaatacaatgcagtaatactgtacacaatgacatgggctatgtgtgataggaaggtcaaagaaaggtttgtctgtgaatgaataggaaagagtctatttctataggcattgtgtctttcctatggaaatgtagcatgggcagatgtgcaGATGTGCAGTTTCTGGCTGTCCTTGTTTCTGCCAGGATCTTGGGGTTGCATTTCCCGTACATTAACCTCCATAGTATGATGCATTGTTGTGAAAATGAACTAGTCATGACAATTTCCCGAACATGGTCACATCTCCGTTGTTTGAACCATATTAGTTCAGCAATGTAGGGccgttgttaatgacgtcaccgaataataatttatgcgatttaacttattagagatctctaaaatgcagctatattaaacatggcacctgattactgatttactattttttgttccaAGTCATTTGGCTCTATTTGATGTTAGATTCATCGCGGGGGTTCCTGTAGGCATTTATGTGCATGCACACTATTCAAAAGTGTCGCTTGCAGAgaaagcttaaaaatacatagattaaaatccatttatatttagatcgagtgaaagattttactgcatgttagcttgcttattgtgcccaagagcataatttattgagcccatgtcttactaacaaggaactatgcttctaaccacaggtcgagagctgtagttccaaccatgTAAGtttgtacagtacataaaatggcttgttttgtgaaaaaaattgtATGGATAGTGCTCTATGTTAAACGTGATGAAATATCAGGTGTTGAAATCTGTCCATATGTTGAATGTGTTACACAACAGTTCTCTTTTTGACGATTTCTAACTTGTTTCACTGAGTAAGTGTTTCTGAGTAAGTATAGAAAAGTatgtaaaaagacatttattaggAAATATATGATGTGATGTAAAAAGTGACATGAAGAAAAAAGTTCCTTTGATCGAAATGGCAGGAGCATTGTGTCAACCAAACCAAATCCATTTCAAGTTAACATTTTATGGCCAGGTTCTAGTGAATTGTACTGAATTGGACAATAGTCAATAGCTCCTATAGAAAAACAGAATGACATCAAATCTCAAATGATTTTATGAGACTCGAGGGGTCAATATTGTGGCAGTTCCGGCTCttataaaacaaatgcatcatACAGAATTTTCTGTGATGGCGACAGTAGGTACTTTTGTATGTAAGGACAAAATGATTTTGCATTGTTCTCCAGACTCTTTAGTGTTGTAACTGTGTATAGTGTTTGAGTCTTGTGCATCAGCAAAAGGAGtttctgtgtatttgttttAGAGATTGTTGCCAATAAATGTATAGGGTTTCCATTTTGTGAGCTGAGGTCTTTAGGAGATTTTAAATATGctaaattacaactttattaaCAGAGatataactaaaatatatttcattattatagaACAGTATACATGcaaatgaaattgaaatatattttaattcacatTAATGGTTTCTTCAGAAGTACACATTTACCATATTTCAAACCTATAAAAATACTAAAGTCTCATAAGTGGTTCAAAAATATCACTCAAAAGTTcaactaattgcatttaatttaattttaaaactaatatatttaaaatcaattacAAATAATGTGCATTTAGGTGgttgaaaacattacatttaattcacACTTAAAACTGTATTGTTAActgacattaaagtatattttagctcacatgaattttattttatttattttaaaaatattttaaaaacactaaaagcaATTATGAAAGTACATATAAAGATTTTTAACCACTTAAGTGGTATAAAAAACCCAAAAGTCACTAAAAGTTCAACTTATTCCatttaatataactttaaattgtaattgaaatactgatggaatttttttttgtagattacCTGGAAAAAATGtgccatttattttcaaatattctTGTAAGACTCCACCTGCTTAACTGGAAAACGGAGATGAGGCAATGGCTTCTCATAAACACTGTGTCAGGTATCTTTCATAACTTTGTCAACACCCAtttatttgtgctttaaaaGGCAGCTCTGTGCACCAAGTCACTCATTCTCTCTTCTCAGCAGAGCCACAGGAAGAACCTTCAGAAACACTTGCCTTCTCCAGCCTCTCTCTCCTCCAGtcatcattcaaaatgaacaagaTCATTGTTTTTAGCAAAGATGCCTTTGAGGGCAGAACAGCTGAATTCAAGAACGACGTTCACAACTTAGAAGAAAAGGGCTTCAACGACGTCATTTCGTCCATAAAAGTCATTGGCGCACCATGGGTAGCGTATTATGACAAGAACTTCACTGGAAAGCAGCGGGTGTTTGAGGAAGGAGAGTACGCTATCCTTGAAGACAAGGGACGGTTTTCCTCCCTCAAGATGATCACAGATGACCTGGACAACCCTGAAATCCAGCTGTTTCAGTGTGCAAACTACGGAGGAAGGAGCGTGATCCTACGCAAAGAAACCAATCTTCACGACATTGATTTCAGTGACACCACTTCCTCCCACAAAGTGAAAGGTGGTGTCTGGGTGCTGTACCAGCACGTCAGTCGTCAGGGTGCCCAGCTGGTGTCTTTCCCTGGGGATAAAGTTCCCAGCTATTTCTCACTTTCCTTCAATGATGTGGCCAGCCACGTGCGTCCCTTGCTGCCGAAGCCATAGACAGCATCATTCAAAGTATGAGTTTTTGCAGCTGAATATGAACTGGAACCCTATTGGAAAGAACGAGACTGGTGGTGGGGAATGACTGATCTTGACAAGAAACAATGACTGTGACTCCAataagtctgaaaaaaaaaaaaagaagtcatgACTCAACTTTATAATATCTGTGCAAAGACATACTGCACATGTTAATTTGACAGATCTTGTATGATAAGGATGAATTTTATTGGTAAAAGTTGCTATAGCCATTGGTATCAACAAACACATGCCATAAAATACAGCTTTGGAATTGTTACAGATCTGCTAAAGGTCCTATTGTCATGTGAATGTATTTCCCGTTTGATGAGAGTGAAATATTAAAAGGGATTTTGGGTTTATATTATGCTGTGACAACAAATGCTGCTTTAGTCTGTCAACTTACAAAATAAAGACTTCTCAATATCTTAATGCTCTGTGTTTCtttctcatttcatttttgaatgtatatatttttcattgtaaagttatattttatcatgtcatatattttagccaaaaaataaataaaaaaataaccacaGTGGAGGTTCACttattaacaacaacagtaataataataataaaaataacgataataatttgttattatcAATCAATACAACAAATGTCTTAGATTTCTGTCTTGTCTTGTCATTTGGACTCTGTTTCCTGCAGCTTTTCTTAGGAACATTGCAAGAAATTTGTTAGACTTTAAACAAGGCCCGCAATCACTGGAAAACTATATCACTCGTGAAAGGGCGGTCACACCAGAGTGTGCTCACATTATGGCAGTGACAATGGAGACAATGTGCTTAGACCTACATAAAGACAAATGTGACAAATGTGTTTGGTTGCCTAAAGGTAAACTCCCTGTTGCATATGTTTGTCTTGGGTTTAACAGTAAATAACTTTAATTACTCAGTTACTTTGTGTTGTTTATCATGAAAGCATCATATGTAGAAGTTTTTGTAAGCCGGCCATAGAATCAGACGTAGGCGGGGGATCCATGTGCGACGTAACTTTATTGCAGGCGAAGTCAAACAGGCAGAGGTCAATCAACAACAATCGGGAACAGAGCAGATAATCCAATACAGAAACGATAATCCAGGCAGAGGGTCAGTGGGCAGGCAGCAAGAATCGGCTCGAAAATAAACAGTCCGATCGGCAGGTAAGTCAACTGAAATAAaggaaaacgctcaggattgttTGAAAACTCTAGCCAAAACTTCGCTGGGAAACGCCCGCAAAACAATCCAAAAATGGCCGCCAGGAACTGCTCCAACATGGCGGAGACGGAAGGAGCTGTCCCAGGCACgggctgatgggaaatgtagttagTAGTCCGGGGATGGCTGGAACGGGATAAAAGACCAGCCACAGAGACAGCTTGGTAACAGTGACATTTTGCAATTGTTCCTCCTATTTTActaaaggaaaaaacaaaaaataactgtCAAATCTTCCTTATAAATAACTCCATACCTTTTCACGTGGCTTTTGTTTCATTATGAAACGGTGAGGAGTCAGCCCAGAACTAAATTGGAGGAATGTTAAATATCTGTTGTTTGTTCTTAAAAACAGATTCCAAGTCAAATTTGTCCATTTCataattgtttgtttaaatgttacatGCATGTATGTTCTATATTCTTAGCAACTGATTCCAACTCAAATTTgtccatttttgttgttttgtttgaatgttaaatgtatgttttatatttttaaaaactgattccAAGTCACATTTGTctgtttaatcatttttgtttgaattttaaatgcatgtctGTTGTATATTCTTAAAAACTAATTCCAACTCAAATTTGCCACACTTTCGCTGTAGATTTGGGCCAGATCTGTGCCAAAGGAAATTTGAtggtctcaaaatcatacagtcattgttgaaacaaGAAAATAAGTACAAGATTGCATGTCAGTGTAGATTATCTGGGGCCTGAAGGATTTCATGAAGAACACCAATCATTTCTAGTGTGGTAATAAATTTAGACAGTCATCCTGACCAAGATGGCATTTGCAGATATGATTACATGGGTGGGATGATACCATCCATTACACCCTGAATTCTTTGTTGTGTGCAGTCCTGCACACAAAGTACACCCTGACACAGGTTTGCCTCAAATTGGCTTTGCTCTGTGTTGgctctacttttatttgtgcctTTCCAGTTGTGAAACACCTGATGAATTCTGCCTTTACCGTCCCTCACAGAGAGCAGAATTCGCAGGCCTATCACTGCAGCATAGTGCATATGCAAATGCAACCGCAAACAAACCACAGTTGTTGCTATTGCTTTGCTGCTGAACACTAGGGAAACATTACCATAAACTGGTCTTCCTTTAGCCTTAACATCCATTAGGCCTGTTTGGCAGTGGCGTCCAACACTGTTGAGAGGCTCTCATAAATGTAAACCTAATTACAACCACCAAAGAGATTGCTTGCTGTCACCCAATGGTTTCTCCCAGTGTGTAAAATTTGATTGGATGGCCGGTGAGGGGTAACCAtaacactttaaaaacaaaagtgttaacTGACATCCATTAATTTCTGTGTATTGGTTTGGAAGTAGGTGAGAAGCAAAACTGATCTCATCACTGCTGAGCCAATAACTGTGGTGCAGTCACCACATATTATGCCCTTCTATTGTTGTTTTAGCGGCCTGTCACTGCCACTCAGTCTCCTGCTGCACTGTACAGTCTAAGGCTTCAGACACGGCTCCTGGCTGCTACATCTTCCGAAAGACAagggtaaataaatacatgtggaCACCCACACTAACCCCACTGCTCCCATCCCCGCCCAATCCATATCTACATGTGTTGAGGATATCAATGCTCAAATGTCCTATAACTTCTGTAACATTGACCAAAAGCTGCTGGTTGGTAGCTTCTCTGTTCAACTGGTTAATACTGCTGGTGTTTTAGGGCTTCCAATGCTATCAGAATTCATGGTATATTTTTCAATCCTTCTCTCACATTTTATTCCTCATATTAATTCACTTGTCAAATCAGCCATCTTATACCTTTGTGATATTGCTTGCTCTCATCCTACTTTAAATATCAAAGGTGTAGAAATTCTTGTACACACTTTATCACCTACCCGACTAGACTACTGAAACTCTCTTTTCTATGGCCTGCCCATCAAAGGGATTAATAATCTTGGATACATTCTGAACTCTGTTGATTGAGTTTGAGAGTAAATACtgacaaaataaattttttttaaaggggtcatcaaaCTCTAGCCAAAACTTCGCGGGGAAATGCCCGTGAAACGGGTCCATAAATGGCCGCCGGAGGAAGTGCTCCGAACGACCCGGAAACGGAAGGACGGGTCCCAGGCACgggctgatgggaaatgtagttagTAGTCCGGGGATGGCTCCCGCTGACGGCGactagagggagccacagagaccgccgTGGTAACAGTTTCATTTTGCAATTGTTCCTCCTCCATTTTACTactttcaaaatacaaaaacattaagtgtCACAATCAGATTATAAATAACTTCATACCTTTTTAGCTTTTGTGTCAGGAAACGGatctgtattttgttttaaatatttaaagtaatttgaTATCTGTAAAAGTTATACTCTGTATGATCAAActatgcaaaaaagaaaaaaaaaagatcagtttctatttctttaaattgttATGTTGAGGAGACAAttattgaaaacttttgaacagaatggagatgtgtagatttttcttattttgcctaaatatcatatttttcatttagtactgaggctacagaagattaaagaacaacaaaataagttacatttaccctgatctttaaatttaaaaagttttcaccccctggctcgtAATGCACGGTTgtcccttctggagcatcagtgagtgtttgaaccttctgtaatagttgcatatgagtccctcagttgtcctcagtgtgaaaagatggatctcaaaatcatacagtcattgttgaaaaggattcaaatacacaacaatgctagaaaaccaaagagtttgtggggcctgaaggatttttctgaagaacagcaggcagtttaactgtttaggacaaacaagagactcatgaacaactatcactaaacaaaacaacacagctgtggaccattcaggtaacaacacagtattaagaatcaagggaatgtaaacttttgaacgtggtcatttttataaattaaactattaccttatcttgtggactaaatgca encodes the following:
- the LOC127153875 gene encoding epidermal differentiation-specific protein, giving the protein MNKIIVFSKDAFEGRTAEFKNDVHNLEEKGFNDVISSIKVIGAPWVAYYDKNFTGKQRVFEEGEYAILEDKGRFSSLKMITDDLDNPEIQLFQCANYGGRSVILRKETNLHDIDFSDTTSSHKVKGGVWVLYQHVSRQGAQLVSFPGDKVPSYFSLSFNDVASHVRPLLPKP